In Miniphocaeibacter halophilus, the following proteins share a genomic window:
- a CDS encoding RluA family pseudouridine synthase, whose amino-acid sequence MREIKIDENDSKQRLDRFMVKYLPKASKSLINKYIRTKKIKLNKKRANPNDILQEGDLIQIYIYEETLSKYEDKKIYTNLDYNLNIIYEDDNIAIINKPSGTLSHAAGKEDYGNNIVDNFIAYLIKTKKYNPRKEKSFVPALSNRLDRNTSGLLIGCKNKETLLQMNNLIKSRKINRNYLTICKGKIEDGLIDSNIKKISDNRMEISKDRGKESKTEVKLVTTNGAYSLVKIKLITGRTHQIRVHLQSINHPIVGDKKYGDKITNKFFSDNFKLENQLLHSYKIEFNGLEGKLSYLNGKEFLAEPPVKFKKIIKKIFGEEYENICR is encoded by the coding sequence ATGAGAGAAATTAAAATTGATGAAAATGATTCAAAACAAAGATTAGATAGGTTTATGGTTAAATATTTACCTAAGGCTTCAAAATCATTAATAAATAAGTATATAAGAACAAAAAAAATAAAATTAAATAAGAAAAGAGCAAATCCAAATGATATTTTACAAGAAGGGGATTTAATTCAAATATATATATATGAAGAAACTCTTAGTAAATATGAAGATAAAAAAATATATACTAATTTAGATTATAATTTGAATATTATTTACGAGGACGATAATATTGCAATTATTAATAAGCCTTCAGGAACCTTAAGTCATGCTGCAGGTAAAGAAGACTACGGTAATAATATAGTCGATAACTTTATTGCTTATTTAATAAAAACCAAGAAATATAATCCAAGAAAAGAGAAGTCCTTTGTACCGGCTCTTTCAAATAGATTAGACAGAAATACAAGTGGTTTATTAATAGGTTGTAAAAACAAGGAAACACTTTTACAGATGAATAATTTAATAAAAAGTAGAAAGATAAATAGAAACTATTTAACTATTTGTAAAGGTAAAATAGAAGATGGTCTTATTGATTCTAATATAAAAAAAATTTCTGACAATAGAATGGAAATTTCAAAAGATAGGGGCAAAGAAAGTAAAACAGAAGTAAAGCTGGTAACAACAAATGGAGCTTACTCCTTAGTGAAAATTAAGTTAATAACGGGAAGAACCCATCAAATTAGGGTACATTTACAGTCGATTAATCACCCTATTGTAGGAGATAAGAAATATGGAGATAAAATTACTAATAAATTTTTTAGCGATAATTTTAAACTAGAAAATCAATTATTGCATTCATATAAAATAGAATTTAATGGATTAGAGGGAAAATTAAGCTATTTAAATGGAAAAGAGTTTTTGGCTGAACCACCTGTCAAATTTAAAAAGATTATTAAAAAAATATTTGGAGAAGAATATGAAAATATATGTCGATAA
- a CDS encoding nucleoside kinase encodes MKIYVDNKELNIEKGINYLDLSTNLYGKKKKIGVIVNNYYKNFLEKVEENEKLHFFDKYSSESDGILQRTIILIFILACKNLYKGKTIEVEHSIGEYIYCELKGGNKLLHTDVKIIKNEMQRIIDADYKVYRKTTDKENALKLFEEEGYKDKVLLFKNLNFKDIHYYEVDGRIFTFHGYLAPSTGYIDKFDIISYYPGVAITVPSSRTNGELTEFHERKLLAKIFSNSKRWTNMLNIANVGNLNSYVKNNNIKFIIDTSETYFENQISKIADMIVNDNDISIVQIAGPSSSGKTTSAYRLSVQLAIRGKRPILISTDDYFVNREKTPINEDGEIDYEMLEAIDLEKFNDDLMTLMEGGEIELPRFNFITGSREKSGKFIKLENDSIIIIEGLHCLNPRLTQLVPEKKKFKIYISALTQLNIDSHNRISTSRVRLLRRMIRDNNFRGNSIEDTFEGWDKVRRGEEKYIFPYQDLADIAVDSSLVYELCILKKYAYELFDTYDCNGKYYKEIKKLRAFLKYFIDIEDETLVPNNSVLREIIG; translated from the coding sequence ATGAAAATATATGTCGATAATAAGGAACTCAATATAGAAAAGGGTATTAATTATTTAGACCTATCTACTAATTTATATGGAAAAAAGAAGAAAATAGGTGTAATAGTTAATAATTATTATAAAAATTTTTTGGAAAAAGTAGAAGAAAATGAAAAATTACATTTTTTTGATAAATATTCATCTGAAAGTGATGGGATACTTCAAAGAACTATTATTTTAATATTTATACTTGCTTGTAAAAATTTATATAAAGGCAAAACTATAGAAGTAGAGCATTCTATTGGTGAATACATTTATTGTGAATTAAAAGGCGGAAACAAACTTTTACATACAGATGTAAAAATAATAAAAAATGAAATGCAAAGGATTATAGATGCAGATTATAAGGTTTATAGAAAGACTACAGATAAGGAAAATGCATTAAAACTTTTTGAAGAAGAAGGTTATAAAGATAAGGTTCTTCTATTTAAGAATTTAAATTTTAAAGATATTCACTATTATGAAGTTGATGGGAGAATTTTTACCTTCCATGGATATTTAGCTCCATCTACAGGATATATTGATAAATTTGATATAATTTCATATTATCCAGGAGTGGCAATAACTGTACCGTCTAGTAGGACTAATGGAGAACTAACTGAATTTCATGAAAGAAAATTACTAGCAAAAATCTTTTCCAATTCTAAAAGATGGACCAATATGTTAAATATTGCCAATGTAGGTAATTTAAATTCATATGTAAAAAATAATAACATTAAATTTATTATTGATACATCAGAGACCTATTTTGAAAACCAAATTTCCAAAATAGCGGATATGATAGTAAATGACAATGATATTAGCATAGTTCAAATAGCAGGACCAAGTTCTTCAGGGAAAACAACATCTGCATATAGATTATCGGTACAATTAGCAATTAGGGGTAAAAGACCGATTTTAATTTCTACAGACGATTACTTTGTTAATAGGGAAAAAACTCCTATTAATGAAGATGGAGAAATTGATTATGAAATGTTGGAAGCAATTGATTTAGAAAAGTTTAATGACGATTTAATGACATTGATGGAAGGTGGAGAAATAGAACTACCTAGATTTAATTTTATTACAGGTAGTAGAGAAAAATCAGGTAAATTTATAAAACTTGAGAATGACAGCATTATTATAATTGAAGGATTACATTGTTTAAATCCTAGATTAACACAATTAGTTCCGGAAAAGAAAAAGTTTAAGATTTATATTAGTGCTTTAACTCAACTTAATATTGATAGTCATAATAGGATTTCTACTTCAAGGGTAAGACTTTTAAGAAGGATGATTAGGGATAATAACTTTAGAGGAAACTCCATTGAAGATACTTTTGAAGGATGGGATAAAGTTAGAAGAGGCGAAGAAAAGTATATATTTCCCTATCAAGATTTAGCCGATATTGCAGTAGACTCTTCTTTAGTATATGAACTATGTATTTTGAAAAAATATGCCTATGAATTATTTGACACCTATGATTGTAATGGAAAATATTATAAGGAAATTAAAAAGTTAAGAGCTTTTTTAAAATATTTTATTGATATAGAAGATGAAACGCTAGTTCCAAACAATTCTGTTTTAAGAGAGATAATTGGTTAG
- a CDS encoding ROK family protein → MKKVIGIDIGGTKINSAVIAEDGSIVESYTVATEAHLGRDEVIKRIVDSINKLITPEILSIGIATAGFIDSDNGIIVFAGNIEGWTGLNLKEEIEKHVDIPVFVDNDANLAALAEKWVGSAQKYKNFIMLTMGTGLGGAIYDERIGFWQGSHYQGAELGHMVMYPNGRLCTCNQKGCAEKYVAGSSLSINYKELTGMDLRGPEIIERLNTDDNAKKALKKLAIDLGVYLSTIKNIFDPEAVIIGGGFINTSTYWWDDAINSYKEYCNRPVGMEIKPAEFLNDAGVIGAGKLAFDKI, encoded by the coding sequence ATGAAAAAAGTTATAGGAATTGATATAGGTGGTACAAAAATAAATTCTGCTGTAATTGCAGAAGATGGTAGTATTGTTGAAAGCTATACAGTTGCTACAGAAGCCCATCTAGGAAGAGATGAAGTTATAAAAAGAATAGTGGATTCAATTAATAAGTTAATAACACCGGAAATATTATCAATTGGCATTGCTACTGCAGGTTTTATAGATAGCGATAATGGAATAATTGTTTTTGCTGGTAATATTGAAGGCTGGACTGGATTAAATTTAAAAGAAGAAATTGAAAAACATGTAGATATACCAGTTTTTGTAGATAATGATGCTAATTTGGCAGCCTTAGCTGAAAAATGGGTTGGTTCTGCTCAAAAATATAAAAATTTTATTATGCTAACAATGGGAACAGGATTAGGTGGAGCTATCTATGATGAAAGAATTGGGTTTTGGCAAGGAAGTCATTACCAGGGAGCAGAACTAGGTCATATGGTAATGTATCCAAATGGTAGATTATGTACTTGTAATCAAAAAGGCTGTGCTGAAAAATACGTAGCAGGTTCTTCCCTATCTATTAATTATAAAGAGCTAACTGGAATGGATTTAAGGGGACCGGAGATTATTGAAAGATTAAACACTGACGATAATGCTAAAAAAGCCCTTAAAAAACTTGCTATAGATTTAGGCGTTTATTTATCAACTATAAAGAATATATTTGATCCTGAGGCTGTAATAATAGGTGGGGGATTTATTAATACATCAACTTATTGGTGGGATGATGCAATTAATAGTTATAAGGAATACTGTAATAGACCTGTTGGAATGGAAATAAAACCAGCGGAATTCTTAAATGATGCAGGTGTAATTGGAGCAGGAAAATTAGCATTTGATAAAATATAG
- a CDS encoding PD-(D/E)XK nuclease family protein yields MFNINLYKSSNYLYDNLKENIFENIKNNDDFIVILPNKKIIERLRVDIVSEFEAVLNLKLFTFDDLINYKNTGFVELENMDYLNSLIMQFSIQNCINKGIIDNNYFYNSDGFLAISLKLINYIKSSIISIDDLEEKVKNNSSLFSVFKIFKEYNYNMSKYNLQDRYDKYNSFLNSKLILNELKNVKRIYIAGFLDFRKIEYTIIEFLKKYINNIEIYIQNALNEKLEIYNDTIINLLNLSFKINNNNTLVDKTKSKLKIIKAEDKFLEVKRLAIEIKKDLLEDSNKSCAIIINDDEYKQLILERFKEEEIPIQSTSKINIKDTNFGKWMYLSLDNNIDIKDYIIGNLNNPFIFSDNIENLEIENMIYKILPNTFEELFNSNILRTSNDYNLYFNILNKIYEIYSINNKEQLIGFVKFHLDKIIEKDEEEIEIYEKFYKFIENLELRYSNILNQMEYSEFKKYFLNILKEYFINENSLMNCNIELIDFNNYKLLNHEYLYFLGCNDNSYPKKETINYYFNSKNNIYLRKLGIDILTNRLKQSKDKLNFFNILNCNVEKFYISFEDSGKNLLSDFIYEYEENVEIQELYSLKDYINPKNEFVLNNYDKNLYISMFKEPKNRIDDFDGKIEIPEKEESDSYSSTKLETYLLCPVKYYYKYVLKLEDCFIDKELNKILKLGTACHEALKTIYKDYLIEKNKLLIKEDFIIKILKKNFEELDINTKNYEGLNTLKRYGKNLENTIKEDFKYLDKFQGNITPYKFEESFTFSKVFNIDGVNKNIKFIGRIDRIDRDLDNNFYLVDYKLGKNSFKTIRDFKNRKTLQFPIYSLINNIQGCRYITIKDSKVHEFYMTKNNIHFDNNSISNESLNNLRNETLEIIEEILNNISKEEFFIGTSDNKNCRFCQYYNICKYRG; encoded by the coding sequence ATGTTTAATATAAATTTATATAAATCATCAAATTATTTATATGACAACTTAAAAGAAAATATTTTTGAAAACATAAAAAATAATGATGATTTTATTGTAATTTTGCCAAATAAAAAAATAATAGAAAGACTTAGAGTAGATATTGTATCTGAATTTGAAGCGGTACTTAATCTTAAATTATTTACATTTGATGATTTAATTAATTATAAAAATACGGGTTTTGTTGAATTAGAGAATATGGATTATCTTAATAGTCTTATTATGCAATTTAGTATACAGAACTGCATAAATAAAGGAATTATTGATAATAATTATTTTTATAATTCAGATGGATTTTTAGCAATTTCATTAAAATTAATAAATTATATAAAAAGCTCAATTATATCAATAGATGATTTAGAAGAGAAGGTTAAAAACAACTCTTCTCTTTTTTCTGTTTTTAAAATATTTAAAGAATACAATTATAATATGAGTAAATATAATTTACAGGACCGTTATGATAAATATAATAGTTTTTTAAATTCAAAGTTAATATTAAATGAATTAAAAAATGTAAAAAGAATATATATTGCAGGTTTTTTAGATTTTAGAAAAATAGAATATACTATAATAGAATTTTTGAAAAAATATATTAATAATATTGAAATTTATATTCAAAATGCTTTAAATGAAAAGCTTGAAATATATAATGATACTATTATAAATCTGTTGAATTTAAGTTTTAAAATTAACAATAATAATACTCTAGTAGATAAAACCAAGAGTAAATTGAAAATAATAAAGGCAGAAGACAAGTTTTTAGAAGTTAAAAGGTTGGCAATTGAAATTAAAAAGGATTTATTAGAAGATTCTAATAAATCATGTGCAATAATAATTAACGATGATGAATACAAGCAGTTGATTTTAGAAAGATTCAAAGAGGAAGAAATTCCTATTCAATCGACTTCAAAAATTAATATAAAAGATACAAATTTTGGTAAGTGGATGTATCTTTCATTAGACAACAATATAGATATAAAGGATTATATAATCGGCAATTTGAATAATCCATTTATATTTAGTGATAATATAGAAAACTTAGAAATAGAAAATATGATTTATAAAATACTGCCTAATACTTTTGAAGAACTTTTTAATTCCAATATATTAAGAACAAGTAATGATTATAATTTATATTTTAATATATTAAATAAAATATATGAAATATATTCTATTAACAATAAGGAGCAATTAATTGGGTTTGTTAAGTTTCATTTAGATAAAATTATTGAAAAGGACGAAGAGGAAATTGAAATTTATGAAAAATTTTATAAGTTTATAGAAAATTTAGAATTAAGATACTCAAATATTTTAAACCAGATGGAATATAGTGAATTTAAAAAGTATTTTTTAAATATTTTAAAAGAATATTTTATTAATGAGAATTCGCTTATGAATTGTAATATTGAACTAATAGATTTTAATAATTACAAATTATTAAATCATGAATATTTATATTTTTTAGGATGTAACGATAATTCATATCCTAAAAAAGAAACCATAAATTATTACTTCAATAGTAAAAATAATATATATTTAAGAAAATTAGGCATCGATATTTTAACAAATAGATTAAAACAATCTAAGGATAAATTAAATTTTTTCAATATTCTTAATTGCAATGTTGAAAAATTCTATATTTCCTTTGAAGATAGTGGGAAAAATCTTCTATCTGATTTCATTTATGAATACGAAGAAAATGTTGAAATACAAGAATTATATAGTCTTAAAGATTATATTAACCCTAAAAATGAATTTGTTTTAAATAATTATGATAAAAATTTGTATATTTCAATGTTTAAAGAACCAAAAAACAGGATAGATGATTTTGATGGAAAAATTGAAATTCCTGAAAAAGAAGAAAGTGACAGTTATTCCTCTACAAAACTTGAAACATATTTACTTTGTCCAGTTAAATATTATTATAAATATGTTTTAAAATTAGAAGATTGTTTTATAGATAAGGAATTAAATAAAATTTTAAAATTGGGAACTGCTTGTCATGAAGCACTTAAAACTATTTATAAAGATTATTTAATAGAAAAAAACAAACTTTTAATTAAAGAGGATTTCATAATTAAAATATTAAAAAAGAACTTCGAAGAATTAGATATTAATACTAAAAATTACGAAGGTCTAAATACTTTAAAAAGATATGGTAAAAATTTAGAGAATACAATAAAGGAAGATTTTAAATATTTAGATAAGTTTCAAGGAAATATAACACCTTATAAATTTGAAGAAAGTTTTACCTTTTCAAAGGTATTTAATATTGATGGTGTTAATAAAAATATAAAATTTATAGGAAGAATAGATAGAATAGATAGAGATTTAGATAACAATTTTTATTTAGTAGACTATAAATTAGGAAAAAATTCCTTTAAAACCATTAGGGATTTTAAAAATAGGAAAACTTTACAATTTCCAATATATTCTCTTATAAATAATATACAAGGCTGTAGATATATAACTATAAAAGACTCTAAAGTACATGAGTTTTATATGACAAAAAATAATATTCATTTTGACAATAATTCAATTTCCAACGAAAGTTTAAATAATTTAAGAAATGAAACCTTGGAAATTATTGAAGAAATATTGAATAATATAAGTAAAGAGGAATTTTTTATAGGAACATCCGATAATAAGAATTGTAGATTTTGTCAATATTATAATATTTGTAAATATAGAGGGTAA
- a CDS encoding UvrD-helicase domain-containing protein: MNLTDEQKKAIKTIDKNIIVNAGAGTGKTEVLTRRYIEILKNGRLPKDEEVSNIVAITFTIKAANEMKERVRKLLKSDSNKKVQRFINDINESQISTIHSFCSKIIRENSFFLDIDPNFEILDEIESKKILNNIISKVLNPDGEYDEFSIKLLNYTDKNEALLLISEIQDLYTSIKNTIFSFEEIRKMTIEDLEKLNKFKKSEEIYEELIYIRDNVKLRKNTNLYKFVNDKDKVERVKETENIRILKELWQCISKLKNEDIDYLKEIFNLEMQYKEYLKKDIYLDLFKLLEIIEQEYKLEKKQLGKYDFNDLEHLTLELLKNPYIKKKIQSEVSYLMVDEYQDSNDIQKEIFYEICSEKTILDRNNIFVVGDPKQSIYGFRGANINVFENTKRDIINSNGELITFVDNYRTDKNILEGINNIYENLMKDRYDKLIANKESDIENCINYFNNDNTKDLEYEPESFSNYLSRQINEGKKNFGDYTLLFRSRKEQNYFENSFSKRNIKYYTFDSLGFFDSEEIITVIEILKLIKNETNNVSIYYILRSNIYNISDSEILEFLKTKNNIKIEGIINEILYKTSILKEFSKDNISNILEEIYNLFQLYEKYNYTEDNIQKQGNLYKLLDIGREYDNNNFTFNDFFYDIIYNSNNETMKQVEDENSDVVKLMTIHGSKGLGFNDVVVPYINKGKPNSKPLFKFNKINGISINFTLANYRYNSLKEDERIASEIEDNNIYYVAMTRAKENLFLGLSGRNSGYKKILLPEIKALEEKNMANELIEEEYFQCDLKKEEYNESTLYPLCKDVNLQTNIKVNTNISKVIEYYNKSNIKSDYKSSEVKENFKELPSDIIGDIVHRFAEIYKPPYNIDFNEVLKEFGVDIKHLDDFKIYVENFKDLFNYNADETYEEISFIYKYENCFFRGIIDRIEIENNILRIVDYKVSKLNKKEIENRYWIQLVFYGIVCEKIFPNKTIELSIKNIKKNYSIKIDFNEEKKKNFLLF, translated from the coding sequence ATGAATTTAACAGATGAGCAAAAGAAAGCAATTAAAACAATCGATAAAAATATAATAGTTAATGCAGGTGCAGGAACTGGAAAAACGGAAGTATTAACAAGACGCTATATAGAAATACTAAAAAATGGCAGGCTTCCAAAAGATGAAGAAGTATCTAATATTGTTGCAATAACCTTTACTATAAAAGCTGCTAATGAAATGAAGGAAAGAGTTAGAAAATTACTTAAATCTGATAGTAACAAAAAAGTTCAAAGATTTATAAATGATATTAATGAGTCTCAAATTTCTACTATTCATAGTTTCTGTTCAAAAATTATAAGAGAAAATTCATTTTTTTTGGATATTGATCCAAATTTTGAAATACTAGATGAAATTGAAAGTAAAAAAATTTTAAACAATATAATCTCTAAGGTTTTAAATCCCGATGGAGAATATGATGAATTTTCAATTAAATTATTAAATTATACAGATAAAAATGAAGCCTTATTATTGATTTCAGAAATTCAAGATTTGTATACAAGTATTAAAAATACTATATTTTCATTTGAAGAAATAAGAAAAATGACTATAGAGGATTTGGAAAAATTAAACAAATTTAAAAAATCCGAGGAGATATACGAAGAGCTTATATATATTAGAGATAATGTTAAATTAAGAAAAAATACAAATTTATATAAATTTGTCAATGATAAGGATAAAGTAGAGAGGGTAAAAGAAACTGAAAATATTAGAATCTTAAAAGAATTATGGCAATGTATTTCTAAATTAAAAAATGAGGATATAGACTACTTAAAAGAAATTTTCAATTTGGAAATGCAATACAAAGAGTATTTGAAAAAAGATATATATTTGGATTTATTCAAGTTATTAGAAATTATTGAACAGGAATATAAATTAGAAAAAAAACAATTAGGAAAGTATGATTTTAATGATTTAGAACATTTAACTTTAGAACTATTAAAAAATCCCTATATTAAAAAGAAGATTCAATCAGAAGTAAGTTATTTAATGGTTGATGAATATCAAGATTCTAATGATATTCAAAAAGAGATATTTTATGAAATTTGTTCAGAAAAAACTATTTTAGATAGGAATAATATTTTTGTAGTTGGAGACCCTAAACAGTCAATTTATGGTTTTAGAGGAGCAAACATAAATGTTTTTGAAAATACAAAAAGGGATATTATAAATTCTAATGGTGAGTTAATAACTTTTGTTGACAATTATAGAACAGATAAAAATATTCTGGAGGGCATTAATAATATTTATGAAAACTTAATGAAGGACAGATATGATAAATTAATAGCTAATAAAGAAAGTGACATAGAAAATTGTATTAATTATTTTAACAATGATAATACTAAGGATTTAGAATATGAACCAGAGAGTTTTTCAAATTACCTATCAAGGCAAATAAATGAGGGTAAAAAGAACTTTGGGGATTATACTCTATTATTTAGATCGAGAAAAGAACAAAATTATTTTGAAAACAGTTTTTCTAAAAGAAATATTAAATATTATACTTTTGACTCTTTAGGATTTTTTGATTCAGAAGAAATAATTACAGTAATTGAAATTTTAAAACTAATAAAAAATGAGACTAATAATGTATCAATTTATTATATACTAAGATCTAATATATACAATATTAGTGACTCTGAAATATTGGAATTTTTAAAAACAAAAAACAATATAAAAATTGAAGGTATAATAAATGAAATTTTATATAAGACATCCATTTTAAAAGAGTTTTCAAAAGATAATATATCAAATATACTAGAAGAGATTTATAATTTATTTCAATTATATGAAAAATATAATTATACAGAAGATAATATTCAAAAACAAGGTAATTTATATAAACTATTGGATATTGGAAGGGAATACGATAATAATAATTTTACTTTTAATGATTTTTTCTATGATATAATTTATAATTCCAACAATGAAACTATGAAACAAGTTGAAGATGAAAATAGTGATGTTGTAAAACTCATGACAATACATGGCTCAAAAGGGTTAGGATTTAATGATGTAGTTGTTCCATATATAAATAAGGGAAAACCCAATAGCAAACCATTATTTAAATTCAATAAAATAAATGGTATAAGCATTAATTTTACATTAGCAAATTACAGATATAATAGTTTAAAGGAAGATGAAAGAATTGCAAGTGAAATTGAAGATAATAATATATATTATGTTGCAATGACAAGAGCAAAAGAAAATTTGTTTTTAGGCTTATCAGGTAGAAATTCCGGCTATAAAAAAATACTCTTACCAGAAATTAAAGCATTAGAAGAAAAAAATATGGCTAATGAGTTAATAGAGGAAGAATATTTTCAATGTGATTTAAAAAAAGAAGAGTATAATGAAAGTACATTATATCCACTTTGTAAAGATGTAAATTTACAAACAAATATAAAAGTAAATACTAATATTTCTAAGGTAATTGAATATTATAATAAAAGCAATATTAAGAGTGATTATAAGTCGTCAGAAGTTAAGGAGAATTTTAAAGAATTGCCAAGTGATATTATTGGCGATATTGTTCATAGATTTGCAGAAATCTATAAACCACCATATAATATTGATTTTAATGAAGTATTAAAAGAGTTTGGCGTTGATATAAAACATTTAGATGATTTTAAAATATATGTTGAGAATTTCAAGGATTTGTTTAATTATAATGCTGATGAAACCTATGAAGAAATAAGTTTTATTTATAAGTATGAAAATTGTTTTTTTAGAGGAATTATTGATAGAATAGAAATAGAAAATAATATTTTAAGAATTGTAGATTATAAAGTTTCTAAACTTAATAAAAAAGAAATAGAGAATAGATATTGGATTCAATTGGTCTTTTATGGAATTGTATGTGAAAAGATATTTCCAAATAAGACTATTGAATTATCAATTAAAAATATAAAGAAAAACTATTCTATTAAAATAGATTTTAATGAAGAAAAAAAGAAGAACTTTTTATTATTTTAA
- a CDS encoding response regulator transcription factor yields MEEKILLVEDEENIRKFTRINLEREGFTVIEAETGELGVELAQSENPLVVILDIMLPGIDGYEVCRILREKVPNIGIIMLTAKTQENDKILGLERGADDYLSKPFNPKELVLRIKSLIRRLEKPVKNTNVITHGPYQLDLYSKAFKKDGVYIELTPTELSIITLFMKNPGRAFTRNELLDLNWGEEFVGDTKIVDVNIRRLRSKIEDNPGKPKYLETVWGTGYRWKKD; encoded by the coding sequence GTGGAGGAAAAAATATTATTAGTTGAAGATGAGGAAAACATAAGAAAATTTACTAGAATAAATTTAGAGAGGGAAGGTTTTACAGTAATTGAAGCAGAAACCGGGGAATTAGGTGTAGAATTAGCCCAAAGTGAAAATCCGCTAGTTGTTATTTTAGATATAATGTTACCAGGTATTGATGGGTATGAAGTTTGTAGAATATTAAGAGAAAAAGTACCTAATATAGGAATTATTATGTTGACGGCAAAAACCCAAGAAAATGATAAAATTCTTGGTCTTGAAAGGGGAGCCGATGATTATTTAAGCAAGCCTTTTAATCCAAAAGAACTTGTATTAAGGATTAAATCTTTAATTAGACGATTGGAAAAACCGGTAAAAAATACAAATGTAATAACCCATGGACCATATCAATTAGATTTATATTCAAAAGCTTTTAAGAAAGATGGTGTATATATAGAATTAACTCCTACAGAACTTTCCATTATAACTTTATTTATGAAAAATCCAGGAAGGGCTTTTACAAGAAATGAATTGTTGGATTTAAATTGGGGAGAAGAATTTGTTGGAGATACAAAAATAGTTGATGTAAATATTAGAAGGCTTAGATCTAAAATAGAAGATAACCCAGGAAAACCAAAATATTTAGAAACTGTTTGGGGTACAGGTTATCGTTGGAAAAAGGATTGA